The DNA sequence AACTCTCGTTAAAGACATTCGCAATTGTCGGGTGTGCCTTGAAGAAGGCGGCAAAAAGCCGCTTCCTCACGAGCCTCGGCCCGTCTTGCAGGTGTCAACGAAGGCACGCATCTGCATCGTGGGACAGGCGCCCGGCACGCGCGTTCATGCATCGGGCGTACCTTTTGATGATCCAAGTGGGGACAGGCTGCGTGATTGGTTGGGCATGGATCGTGACACGTTCTACGACGACACCAAACTCGCCATCGTGCCTATGGGCTTCTGCTTCCCTGGTCTGGATGCCAAAGGTGGCGATCTGCCGCCGCGAAAAGA is a window from the Rhodobiaceae bacterium genome containing:
- a CDS encoding uracil DNA glycosylase superfamily protein, coding for MTAKALKTLVKDIRNCRVCLEEGGKKPLPHEPRPVLQVSTKARICIVGQAPGTRVHASGVPFDDPSGDRLRDWLGMDRDTFYDDTKLAIVPMGFCFPGLDAKGGDLPPRKECAPLWREKLFDALPNMELTLVIGQYAQAYHLGKTKKKNLTETVEHWRDYMPTHLPLPHPSWRNNVWLKKNPWFETDLLPVLRKEVKRLLKKSA